The Levilactobacillus namurensis genomic interval GCGAACAGGTACCCCAACGTGACAATGGCGCTGTTCATATCGAAGAAGAACACCACGGCAATCAAGATATCTAAGATGCCTAACGCGAGCGCAAAATTGGCGCGCACGCCCGTAACTTCACGTAATTTTGAATACCCCGCAATCGTGGTCAGACCACTTAGAAGGGCCATAACGGCAAAAATAATAGCTAAGCCCGTGAGTCCAATCTTGGGTGACCGAAATAGACCGTACGCGGCAACCAAGAATAGGATGCCCAGAATAAATTCGCCCCAATCGAAGCCCCAACGGGTCCGGTTCATTTGAAACATTTGCGTGCATCTCCTCACAACTTCAGTCATCTGCTGACTGGTTTCTAACCATTGTACTGGTTTTCAGGGGTTCTCACAAGGACCTCCACTCACAAAAAGGCGTTAACCCGCAATGATTCACGGGTTAACGCCCCCTTTCTAACAATTAGGTAACAGTGAGCCGTTACTTACTGGTCTGGTCGGCTTCCGTCCGCTGACGATCGCGTTCCAACACGGGTTTTAAGTACTTTCCCGTGTAACTGTTCTGAACAGTCGCTAATTCTTCTGGCGTCCCGGTGGCCACCACGTGTCCGCCGGCTTCTCCGCCTTCGGGTCCCAAGTCAATCAAGTGGTCGGCCGTCTTGATGACGTCCAAGTTGTGCTCGATCACCAAGACCGTGTTGCCCTTGTCGACCAATCGGTGCAGGACCTCCAACAACCGTTTGATGTCATCGGTGTGCAGCCCCGTCGTGGGTTCGTCTAAGATATAGAAGTTCTTGCCGTTCTGTTGCTTATGCAACTCCGACGCCAACTTCATCCGTTGTGCTTCCCCACCAGACAATGTGGTCGCGGGTTGCCCCAACTTGACGTAGCCTAGGCCCACGTCCTGAATCGTCTGGAGCTTACGCGTGATCTTAGGAATGGCATCGAAGAACTTCAGTGCCTCGCTGACCGTCATGTTCAAGACGTCCGCGATGTTCTTCCCCTTGTATTCGACTTCCAGGGTCTCGGAGTTATACCGCGTCCCGTGGCAGACTTCACACGGGACGTAGACGTCGGGCAAGAAGTTCATTTCGATCTTCAAGATACCGTCCCCGTGACAGGCCTCACAACGGCCGCCCTTGGTGTTGAAGCTGAAGCGACCCTTCTGGTACCCCCGGAGCTTCGCGTCGTTGGTCTGCGCGAACAGGCCGCGAATATCGTCGAAGACCCCGGTATAGGTCGCCGGGTTACTCCGCGGGGTCCGTCCAATCGGACTCTGGTCGATATCGACCAGCCGTTCAATGTTTTCGACCCCGGCAATTGAGGTGTACTTCCCAGGCTTTTCCGAATTATGGTTGAGCTTCTGGGCCAACGCCCGCTTGAGAATCGTATTGACCAGCGTCGACTTTCCGGAACCGGAAACCCCCGTGACCACTACGAACTCCCCTAACGGAAAATCAACCGTGATGTTCTTCAGGTTGTTCTCAGCCGCCCCGGTGACCCGAATCAGCTTGCCGTTCCCCGGTCGCCGAGTCAATGGCACCGGAATGTACTTCTTACCGGCTAGGTACTGGCCGGTCAACGACTTCCGGGAACGCATGACCTGCTTCGGTGTCCCGGCAGCCATGACCTGACCCCCGTTCTCACCGGCGCCCGGGCCAATGTCAACAATGTAGTCAGCGGCCCGCATGGTGTCCTCGTCGTGTTCCACCACGATCAGGGTGTTCCCCAGGTCACGCATCTGCTTCAACGAAGCAATCAGCCGGTCGTTATCCCGCTGGTGCAACCCAATCGAGGGTTCGTCCAAGATATACAGGACCCCCGACAAGTTAGAGCCAATCTGGGTAGCCAACCGGATTCGTTGGGCTTCCCCACCGGACAGGGTCCGGGCCGACCGACTCAGCGTCAGGTAGTCTAACCCCACGTTCCGCAAGAAGGTCAAGCGGTCCCGAATTTCCTTTAAGATCGGTTGGGCGATCACCTGGTCCTGTTCTCCGAAGGACAGCGCCTTAAAGAAGCCCAACTCTTGGTCAACCGGTAAATCAGAGACTTCTCCGATGTGTTGACCGTCGATCTTGACACTTAAAGCTTGCCGGTTCAACCGGTAACCGTGACAGGTGCTGCAGGTCAGTTCGGTCATGTACTTGCGCATCACGTCGCGGGTGAAATCACTATTGGTCTCGTGGTAGCGCCGGTTGATGTTCGGCACCACCCCTTCGAAGGCGGCATCCACGTCGCGAACGCCACCGAAGTCGTTTTCATAGTGGAAGTGGAAGGTCTTTCCCTCTGACCCGTACAGGACCAACTTTTGGGCTGCCTGATCCAGGTCCTTAAACGGCGTATCCATATCCACACCGAAGGCCTGACAAGCTTGTTCCAATAAGGCCGGGTAGTACTGTGAGCTGATGGGGTTCCAGGGAGCCAAGGCCCCTTCACGCAAAGTCTTGTCCTTATCCGGCACGACCAGGTCCAAGTCGACTTCAAGCTTGACCCCGAGACCGTCACAGTCGGGGCAAGCGCCGAATGGGGCGTTAAACGAGAACAGACGTGGTTCCAATTCACCCACAGTAAACCCACAGATAGGGCACGCGTAGTGTTCGGAAAAGATCAATGGTTCGCCGTCGATTACGTCACCGATGGCGTAGCCGCCGCTCAACCGCAACGCTGCTTCGAAGGAATCGAATAGCCGGGAGCGAATCCCCTTCTTGACCACGATTCGGTCGATCACGATGGCAATACTGTGCCGTTGGTTCTTATTGAGTTCGGGAACGTTGTCGATATCCTGGATCTCCCCATCGACCCGGACCCGGACAAAGCCTTCCCGCCGAATCTTCTCAAAGACCTGCTTGTGCTGGCCCTTCTTGTCCCGGACGATGGGCGACAGGATCTGTAACTTGGTCCGTTCGGGTAACGCTAAGACTTGGTCAACCATCTGTTCCACGCTTTGGCTGGTAATCTTGGTGCCGTCGTTGGGACAGATAGGCGTTCCGACCCGGGCCCAGAGCAGGCGCAAGTAGTCGTTGATTTCGGTCACGGTCCCGACCGTCGACCGCGGATTCTTCGACGTGGTCTTTTGGTCGATCGAGATGGCGGGACTTAGACCATCGATGGAATCGACGTCCGGTTTATCCATTTGCCCTAAGAATTGCCGGGCATACGACGAAAGGCTTTCGACGTACCGCCGCTGGCCCTCGGCGTACAGGGTATCGAACGCTAACGAACTCTTCCCCGAACCAGAAAGGCCACTAATGACCACCAGCTTATTCTTGGGAATCGTGACGTCGATGTTCTTCAAGTTATGGGCCCGCGCCCCGTGAATCACAATTTTATCATTCTGCAAACTAGTTCCTCCTCCGGACCTAATCACCGATCTCCGTCTTCATATCCATAATGGTATCCCGCAACGAAGCCGCCTGTTCGAAGTCCAACTTCTTAGCAGCCGCTCGCATCTGGTCTTCCAGTCGTGCAATCAATTTCTCTTGGTCTTCCTTATCCATGGACTCGAAGTCGTTTTCGACAAAGTCATCGCTTTCACCGGTATCGTCACTCTTCTTAGTGACCGCAATCAGGTCGCGAATTGGCTTGATAATGGTGGTTGGCGTGATATGGTGCTTCTGATTATAGGCGATTTGAATCTTCCGCCGCCGGGCCGTTTCATCCATCGCCGCCTGCATCGACTCCGTGACACTGTCGGCATACATGATGACGTGCCCGTGCGAGTTCCGGGCCGCCCGGCCGATGGTCTGAATCAAGGACCGTTCGTTACGCAAGAAGCCTTCCTTATCCGCGTCTAGGATGGCGATCAAGGAAACTTCCGGAATATCGATTCCTTCCCGCAAGAGGTTGATGCCGACCAACACATCGTACTTACCTAGTCGCAGGTCCCGCATGATGGCGGTCCGTTCCAAGGTCTTGATGTCCGAGTGCAGGTACGCGACCTTGATGCCTAGGTCTTTGAGATAGTCGGTCAGGTCTTCCGCCATCTTCTTGGTCAACGTGGTGACAAACGTCCGCTCGTTGGCCTCGACGCGCTGGTTGATCTCTCCGACCAAGTCGTCCATTTGGCCCATGATTGGCCGGACCTCAATGGTTGGGTCCAGTAGCCCCGTTGGCCGAATGATCTGTTGAACCACGTGCTTGGTCTGGTCCTCTTCGTAAGGCCCCGGCGTCGCCGACATGTAGACCACCTGGTTCACGTGTTGTTCGAATTCACTGAGCTTCAGTGGCCGGTTGTCCAACGCACTAGGTAACCGGAAACCATAGTCGATCAACTGTTGTTTCCGGGCCCGGTCACCGTTGTACATCCCCCGAACCTGCGGCATGGTCACGTGTGACTCGTCGACCACTAACAGGAAGTCCTTGGGGAAGAAGTCCAATAACGTGTACGGTGGTTCGCCGGCTTTCCGGCCGTCCATCCACCGCGAGTAGTTCTCAATTCCGCTGGTGTAGCCCATCTCCCGCATCATTTCGACGTCGTAGGTGGTCCGTTGCTTCAACCGTTGGGCTTCCAATAATTTACCCTGTCCCTCAAGTTCCGCCAGCCGGTCCTTGAGTTCGCCTTCGATTCCCTTAGTGGCCGTAGCCATGATATCGTCATTGGTCATGAAGTGGGTCGCCGGGAAGATGGCAACGTGTTCCCGGTCACCAACGATTTCCCCGGTCAGGGCATCGACTTCACGAATCCGGTCAATCTCATCACCGAAGAATTCGACCCGCAACGCCCGTTCATCCCGGGAAGCGGGGAAAATCTCGACCACGTCACCGTGGACCCGGAAGCGGCCCCGCTGGAAGTCGTAATCGTTCCGTTCAAACTGGATGTTGACCAGCTTGCGTAGCAGTGCGTCCCGTTCGATTTCCTGACCGACCCGCAACGAAACCACGTGGTTCTTGTATTCTGTTGGGTCCCCTAATCCAAAGATCGAAGAGACGGACGCCACCACGATCACATCGTTACGTTCCAACAGTGAGCTGGTTGCCGAGTGTCGTAACTTATCGATCTCATCGTTGATCGACGAGTCCTTTTCGATATAGGTATCACTCGACGGCACATAGGCTTCTGGTTGGTAATAATCATAGTAACTGACAAAGTATTCGACCGCGTTGTGCGGGAAGAACTGCTTGAACTCACCGTAGAGTTGGCCCGCCAGTGTCTTGTTATGCGACAACACCAGCGTGGGCTTATTAACGTTTTTGATGACGTTCGAGATAGTGAACGTCTTCCCCGTCCCGGTAGCCCCCAGTAAAATCTGCGCCTTCTCGTGATTCTCAATACCCTTGGTCAGTTCCTCAATCGCCTGCGGTTGGTCCCCCGTAGGCTGGTACTTCGAAACTAAGTCAAATTTTCGATCCGTCTGTCGATCGATCATGGCAGCGACCCCCTTAC includes:
- a CDS encoding HdeD family acid-resistance protein — translated: MFQMNRTRWGFDWGEFILGILFLVAAYGLFRSPKIGLTGLAIIFAVMALLSGLTTIAGYSKLREVTGVRANFALALGILDILIAVVFFFDMNSAIVTLGYLFALWFIIDSLERLIVANHLRRFGGGYFWISMVLDILTLIVGILLFVHPVLAALSLNGLVAIFFMIFGLNAIWIAFARSRG
- the uvrA gene encoding excinuclease ABC subunit UvrA translates to MQNDKIVIHGARAHNLKNIDVTIPKNKLVVISGLSGSGKSSLAFDTLYAEGQRRYVESLSSYARQFLGQMDKPDVDSIDGLSPAISIDQKTTSKNPRSTVGTVTEINDYLRLLWARVGTPICPNDGTKITSQSVEQMVDQVLALPERTKLQILSPIVRDKKGQHKQVFEKIRREGFVRVRVDGEIQDIDNVPELNKNQRHSIAIVIDRIVVKKGIRSRLFDSFEAALRLSGGYAIGDVIDGEPLIFSEHYACPICGFTVGELEPRLFSFNAPFGACPDCDGLGVKLEVDLDLVVPDKDKTLREGALAPWNPISSQYYPALLEQACQAFGVDMDTPFKDLDQAAQKLVLYGSEGKTFHFHYENDFGGVRDVDAAFEGVVPNINRRYHETNSDFTRDVMRKYMTELTCSTCHGYRLNRQALSVKIDGQHIGEVSDLPVDQELGFFKALSFGEQDQVIAQPILKEIRDRLTFLRNVGLDYLTLSRSARTLSGGEAQRIRLATQIGSNLSGVLYILDEPSIGLHQRDNDRLIASLKQMRDLGNTLIVVEHDEDTMRAADYIVDIGPGAGENGGQVMAAGTPKQVMRSRKSLTGQYLAGKKYIPVPLTRRPGNGKLIRVTGAAENNLKNITVDFPLGEFVVVTGVSGSGKSTLVNTILKRALAQKLNHNSEKPGKYTSIAGVENIERLVDIDQSPIGRTPRSNPATYTGVFDDIRGLFAQTNDAKLRGYQKGRFSFNTKGGRCEACHGDGILKIEMNFLPDVYVPCEVCHGTRYNSETLEVEYKGKNIADVLNMTVSEALKFFDAIPKITRKLQTIQDVGLGYVKLGQPATTLSGGEAQRMKLASELHKQQNGKNFYILDEPTTGLHTDDIKRLLEVLHRLVDKGNTVLVIEHNLDVIKTADHLIDLGPEGGEAGGHVVATGTPEELATVQNSYTGKYLKPVLERDRQRTEADQTSK
- the uvrB gene encoding excinuclease ABC subunit UvrB, with the protein product MIDRQTDRKFDLVSKYQPTGDQPQAIEELTKGIENHEKAQILLGATGTGKTFTISNVIKNVNKPTLVLSHNKTLAGQLYGEFKQFFPHNAVEYFVSYYDYYQPEAYVPSSDTYIEKDSSINDEIDKLRHSATSSLLERNDVIVVASVSSIFGLGDPTEYKNHVVSLRVGQEIERDALLRKLVNIQFERNDYDFQRGRFRVHGDVVEIFPASRDERALRVEFFGDEIDRIREVDALTGEIVGDREHVAIFPATHFMTNDDIMATATKGIEGELKDRLAELEGQGKLLEAQRLKQRTTYDVEMMREMGYTSGIENYSRWMDGRKAGEPPYTLLDFFPKDFLLVVDESHVTMPQVRGMYNGDRARKQQLIDYGFRLPSALDNRPLKLSEFEQHVNQVVYMSATPGPYEEDQTKHVVQQIIRPTGLLDPTIEVRPIMGQMDDLVGEINQRVEANERTFVTTLTKKMAEDLTDYLKDLGIKVAYLHSDIKTLERTAIMRDLRLGKYDVLVGINLLREGIDIPEVSLIAILDADKEGFLRNERSLIQTIGRAARNSHGHVIMYADSVTESMQAAMDETARRRKIQIAYNQKHHITPTTIIKPIRDLIAVTKKSDDTGESDDFVENDFESMDKEDQEKLIARLEDQMRAAAKKLDFEQAASLRDTIMDMKTEIGD